From Streptomyces sp. NBC_00370, a single genomic window includes:
- a CDS encoding GH92 family glycosyl hydrolase, producing MTEPRTGREPAPRIRSRTDSRRQGRFRRHLAVVAVLGLALVPLQAVGQASAATGPALVGDPASLVNPLIGTSGAVDTFPGPDMPAGMMQWGPDTTPDRPSGGGYEYDDSKISGYSLTHVSGPGCGVAGDLPILPVTGALSGNLGNTSAQFSHDDEQTSIGYYGVKDAAGITTELTDTTRAGLGKFTFPGSTDSSLLLKLSNGATEVDGTRVSVVSKREVSGSIDSGHFCGAANRYTLHFDIKFDHPFTTSGTWVGSTINPDTTSLQRGAVKQTPSAAPKGPKKEKHFTVPSAPAPTVHGKNPKGTPAPSPSASPSAAAGSAAKAAAPPTTGANGMYLTFDTTAAKTVTAAVGISYTSDANATSNLTKEVKGWNFDAMRQANHDAWNKVLAKVGIGGGTTDQQIQFYTALYHSLLHPNVYSDDNGQYMGMDNQVHKLAQGQKAQYANYSGWDTYRSQTQLMAVVEPQLTGDVVTSMLNGYDQTGLLPKWASNNGESYVMVGDPAAAIIADAYAFGVRNFDTAHALDALQHEATAPNQDRPAEPARDSKGYIPLDTTNPGCCNFYGPVSTQLEYDSADYALASFAKSLGKNAVYKKFATRAQDWQNVFNPESGYMQGKNADGQFAPGFTPGTSNGFVEGSSAQYTPMVPFNIQQLAAAGGGTKAYSAFLDGLLDNITEPTSVNANLSNEPSLEIPWEYDYLAQPWKTQAAVRQAQQKLYFNAPVGSFGNDDLGAMSSWYVWSELGMYPQTPGTDTLALGSPAFPVAQLTVGGHKLKINAPQAAPDAPYVQALSVNQKVLNKSWLTYGQIADANSLNWTLGTSPNTSWASDPGSVPPSDTTGSQGILAATGPTDGLVVAPGTTAPGTLDLTNISTKPVTVDWKATVPSGVSLDTTSGSLTVPASGSVKQKLSVTAGSAEGTYAVSFALSENGTPAGSTALRVAVAKPGELWPYETNEGVYPDGASFTGGFDDGGWAYSQNALSAAGVTNGSKITADGLTYTWPDVAAGKPDNLEMTGQTIPVPAGTTGASLGVLGAATNAPTDGSGVSGKLTVTYTDGSTAQGTVAFSDWTLNANSAQPLPGDTAAITTAYRATGSGGKDTVKAYVFATKVPVDPAKTVASITLPQTGSDGTLHLFALAFGD from the coding sequence ATGACAGAACCCCGAACCGGACGCGAACCGGCGCCCCGGATCCGTAGTCGTACCGACAGCCGCAGACAGGGCCGATTCCGCAGACACCTGGCCGTGGTCGCGGTGCTGGGGCTGGCGCTCGTACCGCTCCAGGCGGTCGGCCAGGCCTCGGCGGCCACCGGACCCGCGCTGGTCGGCGACCCCGCCTCGCTGGTCAATCCGCTCATCGGCACCTCCGGCGCCGTGGACACCTTCCCCGGCCCCGACATGCCGGCCGGGATGATGCAGTGGGGCCCCGACACCACACCGGACCGCCCGTCCGGCGGCGGCTACGAGTACGACGACAGCAAGATCTCCGGCTACAGCCTGACCCATGTGTCGGGCCCCGGCTGCGGGGTCGCCGGCGACCTGCCGATCCTGCCGGTCACCGGGGCGCTTTCGGGCAACCTCGGTAACACCTCCGCCCAGTTCAGCCATGACGACGAGCAGACGTCGATCGGCTACTACGGCGTCAAGGACGCGGCCGGCATCACCACCGAGCTGACCGACACCACCCGGGCGGGGCTCGGCAAGTTCACCTTCCCCGGCAGCACCGACTCCAGCCTGCTGCTGAAGCTGAGCAACGGTGCCACGGAGGTCGACGGCACCCGGGTGAGCGTCGTCAGCAAGCGCGAGGTCTCCGGGTCGATCGACAGCGGTCACTTCTGCGGCGCGGCCAACCGGTACACACTGCACTTCGACATCAAGTTCGACCACCCCTTCACCACCAGCGGTACGTGGGTGGGCAGCACGATCAACCCGGACACCACGTCGCTCCAGCGGGGCGCGGTCAAGCAGACGCCGTCAGCGGCGCCGAAGGGCCCGAAGAAGGAGAAGCACTTCACCGTGCCCTCCGCACCGGCCCCCACCGTGCACGGCAAGAACCCCAAGGGCACCCCGGCCCCGAGCCCGTCCGCCTCGCCGAGCGCGGCTGCCGGCAGCGCCGCCAAGGCGGCCGCTCCGCCCACCACCGGCGCCAACGGGATGTATCTGACGTTCGACACCACGGCCGCCAAGACCGTGACGGCCGCCGTCGGGATCTCGTACACCAGCGACGCCAACGCCACGTCCAACCTGACCAAAGAGGTCAAGGGCTGGAACTTCGACGCGATGCGCCAGGCCAACCACGACGCCTGGAACAAGGTGCTGGCCAAGGTCGGCATCGGCGGCGGCACCACCGACCAGCAGATCCAGTTCTACACCGCGCTCTACCACTCGCTGCTGCACCCGAACGTGTACTCCGACGACAACGGCCAGTACATGGGCATGGACAACCAGGTGCACAAACTGGCACAAGGTCAGAAAGCCCAGTACGCCAACTACTCGGGCTGGGACACCTACCGCTCGCAGACCCAGCTGATGGCCGTGGTCGAACCGCAGCTCACCGGCGACGTGGTGACGTCGATGCTCAACGGCTACGACCAGACCGGCCTGTTGCCCAAGTGGGCGTCGAACAACGGCGAGAGCTACGTGATGGTCGGTGACCCGGCCGCCGCGATCATCGCCGACGCGTACGCCTTCGGGGTCCGCAACTTCGACACGGCGCACGCACTCGACGCGCTCCAGCACGAGGCGACGGCGCCGAACCAGGACCGCCCCGCCGAGCCGGCGCGCGACAGCAAGGGCTACATCCCGCTGGACACCACCAACCCGGGCTGCTGCAACTTCTACGGTCCCGTCTCGACCCAACTGGAGTACGACAGCGCCGACTACGCGCTCGCGTCGTTCGCCAAGTCGCTCGGCAAGAACGCCGTCTACAAGAAGTTCGCCACCCGCGCCCAGGACTGGCAGAACGTCTTCAACCCGGAGTCCGGCTACATGCAGGGCAAGAACGCCGACGGCCAGTTCGCGCCCGGCTTCACCCCCGGCACCTCCAACGGATTCGTCGAGGGCAGCTCGGCCCAGTACACCCCGATGGTGCCGTTCAACATCCAGCAGCTCGCCGCCGCGGGCGGTGGCACCAAGGCGTACTCCGCGTTCCTCGACGGACTGCTCGACAACATCACCGAGCCCACCAGCGTCAACGCCAACCTCAGCAACGAGCCCAGCCTGGAGATCCCCTGGGAGTACGACTACCTGGCGCAGCCCTGGAAGACCCAGGCGGCCGTCCGGCAGGCCCAGCAGAAGCTCTACTTCAACGCCCCCGTCGGCTCGTTCGGCAACGACGACCTGGGCGCGATGAGTTCCTGGTACGTCTGGTCCGAGCTGGGGATGTACCCGCAGACTCCCGGCACCGACACCCTGGCGCTCGGCAGCCCGGCCTTCCCGGTCGCGCAACTGACCGTCGGCGGGCACAAGTTGAAGATCAACGCCCCGCAGGCTGCGCCGGACGCGCCGTACGTGCAGGCGCTGAGCGTCAACCAGAAGGTGCTGAACAAGTCCTGGCTGACCTACGGGCAGATCGCGGACGCGAACAGCCTCAACTGGACCCTCGGCACGTCGCCCAACACCTCCTGGGCGTCCGACCCCGGTTCGGTCCCGCCGTCCGACACCACCGGCAGCCAGGGAATCCTCGCGGCGACCGGGCCCACGGACGGCCTGGTGGTAGCGCCGGGCACGACCGCCCCCGGCACGCTCGACCTGACCAACATCAGCACCAAGCCGGTGACGGTCGACTGGAAGGCCACCGTGCCGTCAGGAGTCAGCCTGGACACCACGTCGGGCTCGCTGACGGTCCCCGCTTCCGGCAGCGTGAAGCAGAAGCTCTCCGTCACGGCGGGCAGCGCCGAAGGCACCTACGCGGTCTCCTTCGCCCTGTCCGAGAACGGCACACCCGCCGGCAGCACCGCACTGCGGGTCGCCGTGGCGAAGCCGGGGGAGCTGTGGCCCTACGAGACGAACGAGGGCGTCTACCCGGACGGCGCGAGCTTCACCGGCGGGTTCGACGACGGCGGCTGGGCCTACTCCCAGAACGCCCTGTCCGCCGCCGGGGTCACCAACGGCTCGAAGATCACCGCCGACGGACTGACGTACACCTGGCCCGACGTGGCCGCGGGGAAGCCCGACAACCTGGAGATGACCGGCCAGACCATCCCGGTCCCGGCCGGCACCACCGGTGCCTCGCTCGGCGTACTCGGCGCGGCCACCAACGCGCCGACCGACGGCAGCGGCGTCTCGGGCAAGCTGACCGTCACCTACACCGACGGCAGCACGGCGCAGGGCACGGTCGCCTTCTCGGACTGGACGCTCAACGCCAACTCCGCCCAGCCGCTGCCCGGTGACACGGCGGCCATCACCACCGCGTACCGGGCCACCGGCAGCGGTGGCAAGGACACGGTGAAGGCGTACGTCTTCGCCACGAAGGTGCCCGTCGACCCGGCGAAGACAGTGGCGTCGATCACGCTGCCGCAGACCGGCTCCGACGGCACACTCCACCTGTTCGCACTCGCCTTCGGCGACTGA
- a CDS encoding aldo/keto reductase produces MTEYRTFGRTGVKVSPLCLGTMMFGGRGNPDHDDSIRIIHRALDAGINFVDTADVYSAGESETILGKALAGGRRDDVVLATKFHGGMGDDPNHQGNSRRWIVREVENSLRRLGTDWIDLYQVHRPSEDTDFDETLGALSDLVHQGKIRYIGTSTYPPSQIVEGQWIAERRGHERVVSEQPPYSVLARGIEREMLPVAQKYGLAVIPWSPLAGGWLSGRYRKGAEQPASSRASQGVRFEINAPQNAAKLEAADALARLAEEAGITLVQLALAFVLEHPAITSAIIGPRTMEQLETQLGADDIKLSQDVLDRIDEIAPPGTNFTDRDAGYTPPSLSDPALRRRSAVR; encoded by the coding sequence ATGACGGAGTACCGCACCTTCGGCCGAACCGGCGTCAAGGTCAGCCCGCTGTGCCTGGGCACCATGATGTTCGGCGGCCGGGGAAATCCGGACCACGACGACAGCATTCGCATCATCCACCGCGCACTCGACGCGGGCATCAACTTCGTCGACACCGCCGACGTCTACTCGGCCGGCGAGTCGGAGACCATCCTGGGCAAGGCGCTCGCCGGCGGACGCAGGGACGATGTCGTCCTGGCGACCAAGTTCCACGGCGGCATGGGGGACGACCCCAACCACCAGGGCAACTCCCGCCGTTGGATCGTCCGCGAGGTGGAGAACAGTCTCCGCAGGCTCGGCACCGACTGGATCGACCTCTACCAGGTGCACCGGCCGAGCGAGGACACCGACTTCGACGAGACGCTCGGCGCGCTCTCCGACCTGGTGCACCAGGGCAAGATCCGCTACATCGGCACCTCCACCTACCCGCCGTCGCAGATCGTCGAGGGCCAGTGGATCGCGGAGCGCCGCGGGCACGAGCGCGTGGTCAGCGAGCAGCCGCCGTACTCCGTCCTGGCCCGCGGTATCGAGCGCGAGATGCTGCCGGTGGCGCAGAAGTACGGTCTCGCGGTGATCCCGTGGAGCCCGCTGGCCGGCGGCTGGCTCTCCGGCCGCTACCGCAAGGGCGCCGAGCAGCCCGCGTCGAGCCGCGCCAGCCAGGGCGTACGGTTCGAGATCAACGCCCCGCAGAACGCGGCGAAGCTCGAAGCGGCCGACGCGCTGGCCCGGCTGGCGGAGGAGGCGGGCATCACGCTCGTCCAACTCGCCCTCGCCTTCGTGCTGGAGCACCCGGCGATCACCTCCGCCATCATCGGCCCGCGCACCATGGAGCAGTTGGAGACCCAGCTCGGCGCCGACGACATCAAGCTGAGCCAGGACGTGCTGGACCGGATCGACGAGATCGCCCCGCCCGGCACCAACTTCACCGACAGGGACGCCGGTTACACCCCGCCGTCGCTGAGCGACCCGGCGCTGCGGCGCAGGAGCGCCGTCCGGTAA